The window GCATAGGCAAGTCCGGCCTCTTCTAGAACGTCAAATACTTTCTTCGCCACGCCAAATTTGATAAGGTCCTTATCCGTTACGATGAGCGCCTTTTTAAATCCGCGGCGCGCCACCTCTTCAGGGATGTTTTTGATCGCGCCCGCGCCAAAATACGCCGTTCCATTCCAGACCATACGGTTTGCCATCTTTTACGTCTCTCCTTTTAACCTTTTATTGTTTTATATCCCCATATTTATCGGAGATTACGGCCCGCGGCCTTTCGGCCTCCTCCTCCGTCTCCCACGGAAGTTTGTCGCCCGGTTCTTTCAGGTAGTTGAGTATCTGCCATATTCCCTCGCCGGTGTAGGAGCTGACGTGGAAGATCGGACGGCATCCCGCCAGATCAAGCCAGTTGTGCGCCCGTTCCACATGGGCCCCCTCGTGATCGGTCTGCGTGACGATCCCGATGACCGGACGGTTGCAGCAGGCCGTCACGCAGGGCGGATAGAGGGAATATTCTTCCGTGGCGCTCAGCAGCAGCCCTACGACGTCGGCCTCGTAGGTATAGAGGGCGAGCGCCTTTGACAGCGTGCTGTTTTCGGCATACTCGCCGGGAGTGTCGATGACGACGTCATAGTGGTTGATATACTGCGTCTTATGATACTTGATAACATTGCCGCGGAGCGCCTGTATTAAGGTAGTTTTACCACATTCGCTGCGCCCCATCAATATCAGTTTTTTCATGTGCGCGTTATTTCGCAGATCGTGAAGCCCAGCTTGTTTTTAAGGTACGTTAATATGCTGTTCACTGCCGACTGCACATTCGATATCTTTCCCGTAAATATGCAGGTCCCGCTGAAACGGTCGATGAAACCGATCTCTATCGCGGATGTCTTGATAGCGATGTCGCCTGCAATAACAGAAATTTCCGATGGGGTCATGCTCAATATGGCGATGGCCGACTGCCTGTAGTCGAGATCAGGGTTGAGCCCCAGCTTTTTGTAGATGATCTCGTCCGGACTGGCGATGATGTGGGCTAAGGTAACCTGTTTGCCGGGCACCATCTCCTGAACGAGGCGCAGTTTGCCGGAATCTATTCTGCCAAAATCGCTCAGATCCATCTTTTACACTCCGTTTCTCTTACAGCTAAAGTCCCAGTACCTTCTTTATCTCCGATATCTCGGCTCCCATTATCTCTTTGTCTCCGATAACGGTCACCGGAGCGCTGATGTAGCCGTGCGACTCCATGAAGTGCTGGGCCTCTTTGTTCGAGGGGATGCTGACCTCCTCAAATTCTATACCGCGCGCCTTGAGGAAATCCATGACCATGCGGCAGAAACCGCATTCGGGCATCGTATAGATGACGACTTTGCCGTCCTTTTCCTCCTCAGCCGCGGCTTCGGCCTCCTGCTCCTTGATGGCCGCCGCGTCATAGAAGCACTGGGAACACTCTTCGGGTTCCGGCTCCGGTTTCGTCTCATAGTAACACTGAGAGCAGTCGGCGTCCTCCTCCATCTTCTTATCCGCCGCGTTTGGCTCGTAGAAGCACTGCGGGCATTCTTCTTTTTCTTCTTTTTTCTTATGTGCCGGTGTGTAATGGCACTGCGGGCAATCCTGGGCCATTTTCATGCCTCCTTTCAACAATTTGAAAGCAGCTTCTCCACAAATTCCGGATGCGGCGACGAGATGACGCAGCTGCCGGTGATCTCGCCGCTCTCCTTCAGCTGGTTCAGGCAGGAATTCATCGCCGACTTCACCGCGGAGAGCTCGCCTGTGAAGACAAGGAATCCCTTACCCCCCAGACCTCTCGCTATCCTTATCTCCATGAGCCTTATATTCGAGGCCTTCGCCGCTATGTCTCCCGCCATGACGGCCGTGAGGGCCGATATCGTTTCTATAACGCCGACGGAGAGTATCTTATCTACCTCGGAGGTGCCGGTGATCGCCGCCGGAATTGACTCATGTACATTGTTTATTATATAACTTGAAACGAT is drawn from Cloacibacillus sp. and contains these coding sequences:
- a CDS encoding BMC domain-containing protein; this encodes MDLSDFGRIDSGKLRLVQEMVPGKQVTLAHIIASPDEIIYKKLGLNPDLDYRQSAIAILSMTPSEISVIAGDIAIKTSAIEIGFIDRFSGTCIFTGKISNVQSAVNSILTYLKNKLGFTICEITRT
- a CDS encoding EutP/PduV family microcompartment system protein; this encodes MKKLILMGRSECGKTTLIQALRGNVIKYHKTQYINHYDVVIDTPGEYAENSTLSKALALYTYEADVVGLLLSATEEYSLYPPCVTACCNRPVIGIVTQTDHEGAHVERAHNWLDLAGCRPIFHVSSYTGEGIWQILNYLKEPGDKLPWETEEEAERPRAVISDKYGDIKQ
- a CDS encoding BMC domain-containing protein, whose translation is MINSIGLLEVKSIPVGMLATDEMLKAADVKALISTPICPGKYMIAVYGNVGAVKSSMETGVQLADSSIVSSYIINNVHESIPAAITGTSEVDKILSVGVIETISALTAVMAGDIAAKASNIRLMEIRIARGLGGKGFLVFTGELSAVKSAMNSCLNQLKESGEITGSCVISSPHPEFVEKLLSNC
- a CDS encoding glutaredoxin family protein, with product MAQDCPQCHYTPAHKKKEEKEECPQCFYEPNAADKKMEEDADCSQCYYETKPEPEPEECSQCFYDAAAIKEQEAEAAAEEEKDGKVVIYTMPECGFCRMVMDFLKARGIEFEEVSIPSNKEAQHFMESHGYISAPVTVIGDKEIMGAEISEIKKVLGL